In Ancalomicrobiaceae bacterium S20, the following proteins share a genomic window:
- a CDS encoding GMC family oxidoreductase, protein MVQQLKPVDVVVVGLGWTGAIMARELTKAGLEVLAIERGPDRDAASSFALPSIRDELRYSIRQELMQDAKTDPVSFRHRPTDEALPIRRFGAFLPGDGVGGMGTHWNGNTFRFLPTDHRLKSHLTERYGAARIPDYMTIQDWDVSYDELEPHYAKFEAVCGVSGKAGNIRGAIQAGGNPFEGPRSGEYPNKPLTPSHANELFRKGAGDLGLHPFPAPASNSSAPYTNPEGAKLGGCQYCGHCDRFGCEADAKATPWSTLGPALTGEAKFRKLTQAYVSRVLYDKAAKRATGVRYIDVRSGETFDQPAEIVVLATWVFGNTRLLLNSGIGTPYDPKTGSGVVGKNYCYQIQPTCEVFFETEELNPFMGAGGLGMVVDDFNGDNFDHSNLNFFGGGYISLGSTNGRPINFRPTPPGTPRWGAKWKSETAKWYRRTASMLVEGTNYSSRANFLDLDPNYRNVFGDPLLRVTYNFTDNDRAMADWVLGKAAEIGRAMGATVVAPKPRKGDFNVTAYQSSHNSGGAIMGKSPADSVVNRYLQHWDAHNLFVVGASAFPQNAGYNPTAAAAALTYWAAQAIAGAYVKHPAPLVPA, encoded by the coding sequence ATGGTTCAGCAGCTCAAGCCCGTCGACGTGGTCGTCGTCGGGCTCGGATGGACCGGCGCCATCATGGCGCGTGAATTGACCAAGGCCGGCCTCGAAGTGCTGGCGATCGAGCGCGGCCCGGATCGCGATGCCGCGTCGAGCTTCGCGCTGCCGTCGATCCGCGACGAGCTGCGCTATTCGATCCGGCAGGAACTGATGCAGGACGCCAAGACCGATCCGGTCTCGTTCCGCCATCGCCCGACCGACGAGGCGCTGCCGATCCGCCGCTTCGGCGCCTTCCTGCCCGGCGACGGCGTCGGCGGCATGGGCACGCACTGGAACGGCAACACCTTCCGCTTCCTGCCGACCGACCATCGGCTGAAGAGCCATCTGACCGAACGCTACGGCGCCGCGCGCATCCCGGACTACATGACGATCCAGGACTGGGACGTCAGCTACGACGAGCTCGAGCCGCATTATGCGAAGTTCGAGGCCGTCTGCGGCGTCTCGGGCAAGGCCGGCAACATCCGCGGCGCGATCCAGGCCGGCGGCAACCCGTTCGAAGGCCCGCGCAGCGGCGAATATCCGAACAAGCCGCTGACGCCGTCCCATGCCAACGAGTTGTTCCGCAAGGGCGCCGGCGACCTCGGCCTGCACCCGTTTCCCGCGCCGGCGTCCAATTCGAGCGCGCCTTACACCAACCCGGAAGGTGCCAAGCTCGGCGGCTGCCAATATTGCGGCCACTGCGACCGCTTCGGCTGCGAGGCCGACGCCAAGGCCACACCCTGGTCGACGCTCGGACCGGCGCTGACCGGCGAGGCCAAGTTTCGCAAGCTGACGCAGGCCTATGTCTCGCGCGTGCTCTACGACAAGGCCGCCAAACGCGCGACCGGCGTCCGCTACATCGACGTGCGGTCGGGCGAGACCTTCGACCAGCCGGCCGAGATCGTCGTGCTCGCCACCTGGGTGTTCGGCAACACCCGGCTGCTGCTCAATTCCGGCATCGGCACGCCTTACGATCCGAAGACCGGCAGCGGCGTCGTCGGCAAGAACTACTGCTATCAGATCCAGCCGACCTGCGAGGTGTTCTTCGAAACCGAGGAACTGAACCCGTTCATGGGCGCCGGCGGCCTCGGCATGGTCGTCGACGACTTCAACGGCGACAACTTCGACCATTCCAACCTGAACTTCTTCGGTGGCGGCTACATCTCGCTCGGCTCGACGAACGGCCGGCCGATCAACTTCCGCCCGACGCCGCCGGGCACACCGCGCTGGGGCGCGAAATGGAAGTCCGAGACGGCGAAATGGTATCGCCGGACCGCGAGCATGCTCGTTGAAGGCACCAACTATTCCTCGCGGGCGAACTTCCTCGACCTCGATCCGAACTACCGAAACGTCTTTGGCGACCCGCTGCTGCGCGTCACCTACAACTTCACCGACAACGACCGCGCCATGGCCGACTGGGTGCTCGGCAAGGCCGCCGAGATCGGCCGCGCCATGGGCGCGACCGTCGTCGCGCCGAAGCCGCGCAAGGGCGACTTCAACGTCACCGCCTATCAGTCGAGCCACAATTCCGGCGGCGCGATCATGGGCAAGTCGCCCGCCGACAGCGTCGTGAACCGCTATCTGCAGCACTGGGACGCCCACAATCTGTTCGTGGTCGGTGCCTCCGCCTTCCCGCAGAACGCCGGCTACAACCCGACCGCCGCCGCGGCCGCGCTGACCTACTGGGCCGCGCAGGCGATCGCCGGCGCCTACGTCAAGCATCCTGCTCCGCTGGTTCCGGCATGA
- a CDS encoding gluconate 2-dehydrogenase subunit 3 family protein, translated as MLDRRSFILSVGTAALTNTSIAEAAPSATADTVAAPASGAPEALLTLTPKEAALLTALVDRLIPADDLSPSASQCGVVTYIDRQLAGAFGAGARLYLEGPFRPNAPAVFGYQSAMTPLQLVQAGAAELDDWSTAQRGKPIAALPAAELDPVLKDLEAGKITLGRVKATAFFEMLLQLTMEGFFADPIYGGNRDKAAWRMIGYPGLPATYAKAIRTHRGKRYEAEPKSIADFA; from the coding sequence ATGCTGGATCGGCGCAGTTTTATTCTAAGTGTCGGCACTGCGGCACTCACGAATACATCGATCGCGGAGGCTGCACCTTCCGCAACGGCAGACACCGTCGCCGCACCGGCGTCGGGCGCGCCTGAGGCACTGCTCACCCTGACGCCCAAGGAGGCCGCGCTGCTGACGGCGCTGGTCGATCGCCTGATCCCGGCCGACGACCTGTCGCCTTCCGCCTCCCAGTGCGGCGTGGTCACCTACATCGACCGCCAGCTCGCGGGGGCTTTCGGCGCCGGTGCGCGGCTCTATCTCGAAGGTCCGTTCCGGCCGAATGCGCCGGCCGTGTTCGGCTACCAGTCCGCGATGACCCCGCTGCAACTGGTCCAGGCCGGCGCGGCCGAGCTCGACGACTGGAGCACGGCCCAGCGCGGCAAGCCGATCGCCGCCCTGCCCGCCGCCGAGCTCGATCCGGTTCTGAAGGATCTCGAGGCCGGCAAGATCACGCTCGGCCGCGTCAAGGCGACCGCCTTCTTCGAGATGCTGCTCCAGCTCACGATGGAAGGCTTCTTCGCCGACCCGATCTACGGCGGCAATCGCGACAAGGCCGCCTGGCGGATGATCGGCTACCCCGGCCTGCCGGCGACCTACGCCAAGGCGATCCGGACCCATCGCGGCAAGCGCTACGAGGCCGAGCCGAAGTCGATCGCCGATTTCGCCTGA
- a CDS encoding LysR substrate-binding domain-containing protein, giving the protein MLDIRWLEDLVAVAETRNITRAAELRNITQSGLSRRIQSLEHWVGAPLIDRRHAQIDLTDAGTKFLEAASETLARLNSARLTIRQDKTERLRQIRFAAPHILSVSFFPHWLPAIQTGLGSVRLSVASDNLPGCVGMLRDGTADFVVCLMDCEGEIAARADRSLAGEAWISVGRESLVPLSAPGPDGVTPVHALATATSRAVSYLAYSPECSLGWAVEGLLGRRPALTHLQTLYDNSLADGLRTMALAGLGVAWLPLTMTEGDMMRGRLVRAGGADMTIDLDIRVYRSQQRLSKKAEDLWQTLLTAQRPRAQPAEAIAV; this is encoded by the coding sequence ATGCTCGATATCCGCTGGCTTGAAGATCTGGTCGCCGTCGCCGAGACGCGGAACATCACGCGGGCGGCCGAGCTCCGCAACATCACCCAGTCCGGCCTCAGCCGACGGATTCAGTCCCTGGAACATTGGGTCGGCGCGCCGCTGATCGACCGCCGCCACGCCCAGATCGACCTGACCGACGCCGGCACCAAGTTCCTCGAAGCCGCGAGCGAGACGCTGGCGCGGCTGAATTCCGCCCGCCTCACCATTCGGCAGGACAAGACCGAGCGCCTGCGCCAGATCCGGTTCGCCGCGCCGCACATCCTTTCGGTGTCGTTCTTTCCGCACTGGCTGCCGGCGATCCAGACCGGGCTCGGCAGCGTGCGCCTGTCGGTCGCCTCCGACAACCTGCCCGGCTGCGTCGGCATGCTGCGCGACGGCACGGCCGATTTCGTCGTCTGCCTGATGGACTGCGAAGGCGAGATCGCGGCCCGCGCCGATCGGTCGCTCGCCGGCGAGGCCTGGATCTCGGTCGGCCGCGAGAGCCTCGTGCCGCTGTCCGCGCCAGGGCCGGACGGTGTAACCCCGGTGCACGCGCTCGCGACCGCCACGAGCCGCGCGGTCTCCTATCTCGCCTACAGCCCGGAATGTTCGCTCGGCTGGGCCGTCGAAGGCCTGCTCGGACGGCGCCCGGCCCTCACGCATCTGCAGACGCTCTACGACAATTCGCTCGCCGACGGCCTCCGGACCATGGCCCTCGCCGGCCTCGGCGTCGCCTGGCTGCCGCTGACCATGACCGAGGGCGACATGATGCGCGGCCGTCTGGTCCGGGCCGGTGGCGCGGATATGACCATCGACCTCGACATCCGCGTCTACCGCTCGCAACAGCGCCTCTCCAAGAAGGCCGAAGACCTCTGGCAGACCCTGCTCACGGCCCAGCGCCCGCGGGCTCAACCGGCAGAGGCGATTGCGGTCTGA
- a CDS encoding DUF779 domain-containing protein has translation MVERVVDEHAPVERVTATDAALALIAKLAARHGPLMFHQSGGCCDGSAPMCYPAGDFRTGGSDVRLGEIGGMPFFIGAAQFAYWQHTQLIIDVVPGRGSGFSLEAPEGVRFLTRSRVFTDAECDALAPLT, from the coding sequence ATGGTCGAACGCGTGGTGGACGAACACGCGCCGGTCGAGCGCGTGACGGCGACGGACGCCGCGCTGGCGCTGATCGCCAAGCTCGCGGCCCGGCACGGACCGCTGATGTTCCATCAATCCGGCGGCTGCTGCGACGGCTCGGCGCCGATGTGCTACCCGGCCGGCGACTTCCGCACCGGCGGCAGCGACGTCCGCCTCGGCGAAATCGGCGGCATGCCGTTCTTCATCGGCGCCGCGCAGTTCGCCTATTGGCAGCACACGCAGCTGATCATCGACGTCGTGCCGGGCCGCGGTTCCGGCTTCTCGCTCGAGGCGCCCGAGGGCGTGCGGTTCCTGACCCGCAGCCGCGTGTTCACCGACGCCGAATGCGACGCGCTCGCGCCACTGACGTGA
- the adh gene encoding aldehyde dehydrogenase has protein sequence MFHQEIEKLKSRVIWRARYDNFIGGKWVAPVNGEYFANLSPVTGKIVCEVARSQAQDIELALDAAHKAKDAWGRTSPAERARVLNKIADLMEANLDVLALVETIDNGKPIRETTHADLPLAIDHFRYFAGCIRAQEGSIAEIDHDTVAYHFHEPLGVVGQIIPWNFPLLMAVWKLAPAIAAGNCVVLKPAEQTPLSIMVLIDIIKEAIPDGVINVVNGFGVEAGKPLAQNKRIAKIAFTGETSTGRLIMQYASENIIPVTLELGGKSPNIFFADVMNEDDDFLDKALEGFTMFALNQGEVCTCPSRALVQKSVYDRFMEKALARVAKIVQGHPFDPSTMIGAQASNDQLEKILAYIDIGKQEGAKLLAGGGRAHLGGELEEGFYVQPTVFEGHNKMRIFQEEIFGPVLSVTTFETPEEALEIANDTLYGLGAGVWTRNINHAYRFGRSIQAGRVWTNCYHAYPAHAAFGGYKQSGIGRETHKMMLDHYQQTKNMLVSYSTKALGFF, from the coding sequence ATGTTCCATCAGGAAATCGAGAAGCTGAAGTCGCGCGTGATCTGGCGCGCCCGCTACGACAACTTCATCGGTGGCAAGTGGGTCGCCCCGGTCAACGGCGAGTATTTCGCCAACCTGAGCCCGGTCACCGGCAAGATCGTCTGCGAGGTGGCGCGCAGCCAGGCGCAGGACATCGAGCTCGCCCTCGACGCCGCCCACAAGGCCAAGGACGCCTGGGGCCGCACCTCGCCGGCCGAGCGCGCCCGCGTGCTCAACAAGATCGCCGACCTCATGGAGGCGAACCTCGACGTGCTCGCCCTCGTCGAGACCATCGACAACGGCAAGCCGATCCGCGAGACGACCCACGCCGACCTGCCGCTCGCCATCGACCACTTCCGCTACTTCGCCGGCTGCATCCGCGCCCAGGAAGGTTCGATCGCCGAGATCGACCACGACACGGTCGCCTATCACTTCCACGAGCCGCTCGGCGTCGTCGGTCAGATCATTCCCTGGAACTTCCCGCTGCTGATGGCCGTGTGGAAGCTCGCCCCGGCGATCGCCGCCGGCAACTGCGTCGTGCTGAAGCCGGCCGAGCAGACCCCGCTGTCGATCATGGTGCTGATCGACATCATCAAGGAAGCGATCCCGGACGGCGTCATCAACGTCGTCAACGGCTTCGGCGTCGAAGCCGGCAAGCCGCTCGCCCAGAACAAGCGTATCGCCAAGATCGCCTTCACCGGCGAGACCTCGACCGGCCGTCTGATCATGCAGTACGCGTCGGAGAACATCATCCCGGTGACGCTCGAGCTCGGCGGCAAGTCGCCGAACATCTTCTTCGCCGACGTCATGAACGAGGACGACGACTTCCTCGACAAGGCGCTCGAAGGCTTCACGATGTTCGCGCTGAACCAGGGCGAGGTCTGCACCTGCCCGAGCCGCGCGCTGGTGCAGAAGTCGGTCTATGATCGCTTCATGGAGAAGGCGCTCGCCCGCGTCGCCAAGATCGTCCAGGGCCATCCCTTCGATCCCTCGACCATGATCGGCGCGCAGGCCTCCAACGACCAGCTCGAGAAGATCCTGGCCTACATCGACATCGGCAAGCAGGAGGGCGCCAAGCTCCTCGCCGGCGGCGGTCGCGCCCATCTCGGCGGCGAGCTCGAAGAGGGCTTCTACGTCCAGCCGACCGTGTTCGAGGGCCACAACAAGATGCGGATCTTCCAGGAGGAGATCTTCGGCCCGGTGCTGTCGGTGACCACCTTCGAGACCCCGGAAGAGGCGCTCGAGATCGCCAACGACACGCTCTACGGCCTCGGCGCCGGCGTGTGGACCCGCAACATCAACCACGCCTACCGCTTCGGCCGTTCGATCCAGGCCGGCCGCGTGTGGACCAACTGCTACCACGCCTACCCGGCCCACGCGGCCTTCGGCGGCTACAAGCAGTCGGGCATCGGTCGCGAGACCCACAAGATGATGCTCGACCACTATCAGCAGACCAAGAACATGCTGGTCAGCTACTCGACCAAGGCGCTCGGCTTCTTCTGA
- a CDS encoding winged helix-turn-helix domain-containing protein — MPTLSLRIDLDSDGRIGPGKIELLEKIAAFGSISAAGRAMDMSYRRAWELVEELNSIFGKAVVESQTGGRKGGGARLTVLGLALIARYRAIERAAVDAAAPHLKALQDEIARSPDVADSAAASEA; from the coding sequence ATGCCGACCCTGAGCCTCCGCATCGATCTCGACTCCGACGGCCGGATCGGTCCCGGCAAGATCGAACTGCTCGAGAAGATCGCCGCTTTCGGCTCGATCTCGGCGGCCGGGCGGGCGATGGATATGTCGTATCGGCGGGCCTGGGAATTGGTCGAAGAGCTGAATTCGATCTTCGGCAAGGCGGTTGTCGAGAGCCAGACCGGCGGTCGCAAGGGCGGCGGGGCCCGGCTGACCGTGCTCGGACTGGCGCTGATCGCGCGCTATCGGGCAATCGAGCGCGCGGCGGTCGATGCGGCCGCGCCGCATCTGAAGGCGCTCCAGGACGAGATCGCGCGGTCGCCGGACGTGGCCGATTCCGCGGCGGCGTCCGAGGCCTGA
- a CDS encoding energy transducer TonB — MPSRPRPPAYTIITDDRHECLRAASCPAASPHRPACPLAAAGRDRPRALGPCGGCALVAGAEPGSRARGRDDRGHDRGRIHGSRTSIRDDRCGARRRGSAGSARDDGSSRAGADAGRAAQARTGARPSRARAVSRRDQAGRTGTAASGARGLARAPRLRRPNRSGRPPSSWHRPCANRAFSSPRRRSRRSVGRTRRRSHAVSPETPVRPPPRSIAAAQPQAEAAAAARASYASLLAAEIARNTFFPAEARARNAAGSVGVSLTVGPSGTVTERSVIRSSGDPSLDAAALTILGRVRTPPPPGGRFSTSTNIRFHLR; from the coding sequence CTGCCGAGCAGGCCGCGCCCGCCGGCGTACACGATCATCACTGACGATCGCCATGAGTGCCTTCGTGCCGCGTCCTGCCCCGCTGCTTCGCCCCACCGACCTGCGTGCCCGCTGGCTGCGGCCGGCCGCGATCGGCCTCGCGCTCTCGGGCCATGCGGCGGTTGCGCTCTGGTCGCTGGCGCCGAGCCCGGCTCCCGCGCCCGCGGTCGAGACGATCGAGGTCACGATCGCGGCCGAATCCACGGTTCCCGAACCAGCATCCGAGACGACCGCTGCGGTGCCCGTCGCCGCGGCTCCGCCGGCTCCGCCCGAGACGACGGCTCCTCCCGAGCCGGCGCCGACGCAGGCAGAGCCGCCCAAGCCCGAACCGGCGCCCGCCCCTCTCGCGCCCGAGCCGTCTCCCGTCGAGACCAAGCCGGCCGAACCGGAACCGCAGCCTCCGGAGCCCGTGGCCTTGCCCGAGCCCCCCGGCTCCGGCGCCCGAACCGGAGCGGCCGGCCCCCGTCATCGTGGCACCGGCCGTGCGCGAACCGAGCGTTTTCGTCGCCCCGCCGCCGGAGCCGCCGAAGCGTCGGGAGAACCCGCCGGAGAAGCCACGCCGTATCGCCCGAGACACCCGTCCGGCCGCCGCCGCGCTCGATCGCGGCGGCGCAGCCGCAGGCCGAGGCGGCCGCCGCAGCACGCGCGAGCTACGCCTCGCTGCTGGCCGCCGAGATCGCGCGCAACACGTTCTTCCCGGCCGAGGCCCGGGCCCGCAACGCCGCCGGCAGCGTCGGCGTCTCCCTGACTGTCGGACCGTCGGGCACGGTCACCGAGCGGTCGGTGATCCGTTCCTCCGGCGATCCGAGCCTCGATGCCGCCGCGCTGACCATCCTCGGCCGCGTACGCACACCGCCGCCCCCCGGCGGGCGGTTTTCGACCTCGACCAACATCCGCTTCCATCTGCGGTGA